A section of the Epinephelus moara isolate mb chromosome 3, YSFRI_EMoa_1.0, whole genome shotgun sequence genome encodes:
- the dclk1a gene encoding serine/threonine-protein kinase DCLK1a isoform X4, translating into MLEVEVNGTPASQLSTPHSGKSPSPSPTSPGSLNRRRGSQGSSTSLSSTKVSSSVEDGDGPVTEAEVLVDEVPAVPSYISDRYKVGRMLGDGNFAVVRECVEHSTGREYALKIINKGKCRGKEHMIQNEVAILRRVKHPNIVLLIEEVDTYSELYLVMELVKGGDLFDAITSANRYTERDASGMLYNLANAIKYLHSLNIVHRDIKPENLLVYEHADGSKSLKLGDFGLATVVDGPLYTVCGTPTYVAPEIIAETGYGLKVDIWAAGVITYILLCGFPPFRGSSDDQEVLFDQILMGQLEFPLPYWDNVSETAKELIRSMLEVEVDQRYTALQVLEHPWVTDEGLCENDHQLSVAGKIKKHFNTSPKGNDTTAGVSVISATPLDKEGQVLRRGRHPDVKPLPLQMMPTMTTVTTSTTKTLRAEPPSCLPGLPMAPPSLTPDTCSDPSPSPSLPSDSDDISISSASIAYSPNSPF; encoded by the exons atgctgGAAGTGGAAG TGAATGGGACGCCGGCCAGTCAGCTGTCCACTCCTCATTCGGGAAAATCTCCCAGCCCCTCCCCGACCAGCCCGGGCAGCCTCAACCGACGCCGG GGGTCCCAGGGTTCTTCCACCTCTCTGTCTTCCACTAAAGTTTCAAGCTCAGTGGAAGACGGGGACGGACCTGTTACTGAAG CTGAGGTTCTGGTCGATGAGGTTCCAGCTGTGCCATCCTACATATCAGACCGCTACAAGGTGGGACGCATGTTAGGCGATGGGAACTTTGCCGTCGTCCGGGAATGTGTGGAGCACTCCACAGGCAGGGAGTATGCTCTGAAGATCATCAACAAGGGCAAATGCAGAGGGAAG GAGCACATGATCCAGAACGAGGTTGCCATCCTCCGCAGGGTCAAACATCCAAACATCGTTCTGCTCATAGAGGAGGTGGACACCTACAGCGAACTTTATCTGGTCATGGAGCTGGTCAAG GGGGGAGATCTGTTCGACGCCATCACCTCTGCCAACAGGTACACAGAGAGAGACGCCAGCGGCATGCTCTACAATCTGGCCAACGCCATCAAATACCTCCACAGCCTCAACATTGTGCACAGAGACATCAAACCAGAAAACCTGCTG GTGTACGAGCATGCAGATGGCAGCAAAAGCCTGAAACTAGGAGACTTTGGTTTGGCGACTGTGGTGGACGGACCCCTCTACACTGTCTGCGGGACCCCGACATATGTAGCACCTGAAATCATCGCAGAAACAGG TTATGGCCTTAAGGTGGACATCTGGGCAGCTGGAGTCATCACCTACATCCTGCTGTGTGGTTTCCCACCCTTCCGAGG GAGCAGTGACGATCAGGAAGTGCTTTTTGACCAGATACTAATGGGACAGCTAGAATTCCCTCTTCCGTACTGGGACAACGTTTCAGAGACAGCCAAG GAGCTGATTCGATCCatgctggaggtggaggtggatcAGAGATACACAGCCCTCCAGGTGCTAGAGCACCCTTGGGTTACT GATGAGGGTCTATGTGAGAACGATCATCAGTTGTCAGTAGCAGGCAAGATAAAGAAGCACTTCAACACCAGTCCGAAAGGCAACGACACCACTGCAGGAGTTTCAGTCATTTCT GCCACCCCTCTTGATAAGGAGGGGCAGGTTCTCAGACGAGGACGCCACCCGGATGTGAAGCCGCTGCCTTTGCAGATGATGCCTACGATGACAACagtaacaacatcaacaactaaAACACTACGGGCGGAGCCTCCCAGTTGCCTCCCTGGCCTGCCCATGGCCCCTCCCTCTCTGACCCCTGACACTTGCTCTGACCCTTCCCCGAGCCCCAGCCTCCCATCTGACTCTGATGACATCTCCATCAG